The Pseudomonas sp. KU26590 genomic sequence GACGCGACCACACTCATCCACAGCAGCTTGACCGCGAGGAAATAGGCCAGCGTCAGGTAGCCGCTTAACAACGCCAGCAGACTCAGGCCGACCCAGACCGCAACGACGAAGGGGATCAGCCCGGCAAGGCCGCCCGGGCGCTCCAATTCATGGCGACGGCGGGTGCGGCGGTAGCGCAGCAGACCGAAGAAAAACACCAGCGAAACCGCCAGCGCCGTCAGGCCGTTCACTGCAACAGTCAGCGCCAGGCTGCTGGCGATGACACTGTTGATCCGTTCCTGGGTGCCGATGATCATCAGCGCCAGGGCCAACACGGCCGGGAAGCGGCCCATGGCGGTGGCAATTTCGTCAGGAATGTTCGGCAGGCGCCACGACGGGTGCGGCAGCATCAACAGCGCGCGGCCCAGGCCGACGATGAAAGCGCAGAAGGTGATCAGCGTTTGCAGTTGGTCGAGCAGATTGACCACGTCGTTACTGAGCACCGCATTGCTGACAATGCCCCAACGCAGCAGGGAGGTGGCGGCGGTGATGGTGAGCACCGTCGACAGGCCGACGGCCAGTGCCAGGGCGCTGCGCCGCAGGCGGCCTTCGGGCAACCAGCGCACCATCAGGCGGATCAGCAGGCTCTCAAGCAGGCGGCGCACCACCACCCAGATCAGCAGCGCGCCGATGACGACGCTGGCAAACAGCATGCGGTTGCCGGGCGCCAGTGCGCTGGTGAACACGCTGCGGACGTCGTCCAGCAGACCGTTCATGCGCCTCAGGTCGTCATCGGTCGGGCGAATCAGCGTGGACCAGAATGCCGAACTGAGGGGGCTTGCCGTGCGGGTGCTGATCTGTGAATCAAACAGGCTGCGGCGCAGGCTGAAGATCTGCGTGGCCAGGTCCCGTGCAGACTGACTCAAGGTATTGGTCTGCCGCTCGTCGCTGACCAGCGCGTTTTTCTGGGTGGTCAACGCCTTGCGCTGGCTGGTCAGGGTGGACGCTTCGTCCGGTTGCACCGGGCCCAGGATGTTCAGTTGATCGTTGAGGTGCTCGATGTCGACCGCCTGCTTGGCGATCAGATCATCGGCTTGCTTCTGCACCTGCAACGCGGCCTGGCGCAGGCTCGAGAGCAAGTCGTCATTGGCGCTCACGGTGACTTTTTGCCGGATCTGGTCGAGCTGCTCGCTCAGGTCATCCAGGCTCGGCGCCTCGGCTTCGGGCGTCGCATCACTCTGGCTGGCGGGCGGTGGTGTTGCCTGGGACGCGACCTGCGCCGCCGCTGCCTGTGCGAAAGCGGGCACGGCGACGCACAGCAACAGCGCGAGCACCCCAGCGTAGAAACGGTTCAACGTAGCGTGTTGCATTCGGGTTCCTTTGGGGCGTTAACCGGTTTTGCGATCTGATCGTTTGGCGCAGTGGTCGAATGGCAGGCAGGGGCGCTCGACCATTCATGCGCGGGGGCGGATCATAGCAAAGTTGCGTCAGCACAACGCCTTCCCGGCTAAAGCCGGTCCCACAATGACGTTCCAGCACCAATCCCACCGGGTGCATGCGCTGCATTTAGTGGGACCGGCTTCAGCCGGGAAGAGGCCGGTTTGAACACCCTCAATTCTGCAGCGTGACGCCTGACGCTTTCCCGGCTAAAGCCGGTCCCACAATGAAGTTCCAGCACCAATCCCACTGAATGCATGCGCTGCATTTAGTGGGACCGGCTTCAGCCGGGAAGGGGCCAGTCTGTGCACCGTCGAATTTGCAGTGTGGCGATCGACGCCTTCCCGGCTAAAGCCGGTCCCACAATGAAGTTCCAGCACCAATCACACTGAATGCATGCGCTGCTTTTAGTGGGACCGGCTTCAGCCGGGAAGAGGTCAGTGTGAACACCCTCAATCCTGCAGCGTGACGCCTGACGCTTTCCCGGCTAAAGCCGGTCCCACAATGAAGTTCCAGCACCAATCCCACCGGGTGCATGCGCTGCTTTTAGTGGGACCAGCGCCAATCACACTGAATGCATGCGCTGCTTTTAGTGGGACCGGCTTCAGCCGGGAAGAGGTCAGTGTGAACACCCTCAATCCTGCAGCGTGACGCCTGACGCTTTCCCGGCTAAAGCCGGTCCCACAATGAGGTTCCAGCACCTGTAGTGGTCAACTAATTCCGGACACCTCGATAGGTGGTTTCGACGCCATCGTCCGTTCGTAAACGGTCGGTGGCAGGTACCCCAGTTTCGAGTGCAGCCGCTCGTTGTTGTAATACCCAACGATGTATTGAGTGATGTCGCGTATCGCTTCGCCATGGTTAGCGTAATTGCGCCGCCATACCCGCTCCATTTTCAGGCTCAGGAAGAAACGTTCCATCACCGCATTATCCCAGCAGTTACCTTTACGGCTCATGCTTTGCTGCATGGCGTGTCTGGCCAGCAGCGATCTGTAGAGTGCACTCGCATATTGGCTGCCGCGATCGGAGTGGGCGACCAGGCCAGGTGGAGGTTGACGCTGGGCGACGGCCATCTGCATCGCGCTGCACACCAGCTCTGCAGGCATGTTGGGGGCCATCGCCCAGCCCACCACCTTGCGTGAGAACAAGTCCAGTACGACGGCCAGGTAGAGCCAGCCGCTGCGCGTTCGGATGTAGGTAATGTCGGCGACCCAAGCGGTATTCATAGCCTGCGGCTCAAACTGACGGTTCAACACATTCTCGGCGATTGGCAGGTCATGCTTGCTGTCGGTCGTATGCACAAACTTGGGTTTCCACGCCGAGCGCAAACCGTTGGCTCGCATCAGTCGGCGGACTTTATAGAGGCCTATTTTCATGCCCTTGGCCCGCAGGGCCCTGGTCAATGGGCGGCTGCCGGAGCAGCCGTCGCTTGCGGCAAAAGCTGCCTTGAGCTGCGCGACGATGGGGCAACTGAGCCGAGCAGGCCTTTGTGCACGGTTCTGGGCTTCGTAAAACCCCGACCGACTGACGTTCAGCAAACGACAGACATGCGCCACCGGATAAGCCTTCTGTTGCAGTTGCCGAACCAGCCGATACGTCACTTCAGTTCGCGGGCAAAGAAGGCGGTAGCCTTTTTTAAGATGTCGTTGTCCGTCTTGAGCTGCCGGTTTTCCTGCTCCAACTGTCGAATGCGCTGCTGCTCAGCCGTCAGCGGATTTCCAATCCCTGCCTGGCCCAACTGTTCAGCGTCGTATTGGCGGATCCACCGTCGTACGGCCGTCTCACCGAGATTCTGGTCCTGGCAAACCTGCGGAACGGTCAGGCCCTGATCCCTGACCATCTTCACGACTTCCAATTTGTAGCTGTCATCAAACCTGTTGCGTTTTCTGGTCATGAAAAACTCCTCGATAAATGTATTTTCCACTTATCGAGGTGTCCGGGGAAATTAGACCACTGCAACCAATCCCACCGGGTGCATGCGCTGCTTTTAGTGGGACCAGCGCCAATCACACTGAATGCATGCGCTGCTTTTAGTGGGACCGGCTTCAGCCGGGAAGGGGCCAGTCTGTGCACCGTCGAATTTGCAGTGTGGCGATCGACGCCTTCCCGGCTAAAGCCGGTCCCACAATGAGGTTCCAGCGCCAATCACACTGAATGCATGCGCTGCATTTAGTGGGACCGGCTTCAGCCGGGAAGGGGCCGGAGAGACCGTCCTCAACTTCCGGGCTGACACCCGATTCAAATATCCGAAACGCTCACCCAACGCCTCTCTTTCGCCGCGATGCGAATCGCTGTGGCCAGGCGCTCGACCTCCATCGCTTGGGCAAAGTCCGTACCGTTGGAACCGTGCCCACCCAGCGCTTGAATCAGTTCGTACACTTCCAGCGTCTTGAGTTCGTTGTACCCCAGCTGATGCCCCGGCGCCGGGCAGAAAGACGCATACCCCGGTTGCGCAGGCCCCGCCAGAATCCGCTGAAACCCGTCGTGTCCCGGGGAGCCGGCCCGGAACAGCCGCAGCTCGTTCAAGCGTTCCTGATCAAACGACAACGTGCCTTCGGTGCCACCGATCTCGAAACTCAGGTGATTCTTGTAGCCATGCTTGAGCCAGCTGCTGCCAAAGGTACCCCGCGCGCCGTTGGCAAAACGCAGCAGCGCGTAGGTCTGGTCATCGATGCTGATGGGCCGTTGCTCTTCACTGCCGCGGGTGGCCGGACGCTGCGGGTGCACCGTTTGCGAGTCTGCGCACACCGCTTCGATATCACCGAGCAGGTACCGCGCCATCGCCAGCAAATGGCTGCCGAGGTCCGCCAGGGCGCCGCCGGCATGGGACGCTTCGCAGCGCCAGGACCACGGTGACAACCCATCGCCCATGAAGTCCTCACTGAACTCCCCCTGAAAACTGACGATCCGCCCCAGCTCGCCGCTTTCAATCATCTGCTTCGCCAGCCCGATAATCGGGTTGTGCTGATAGTTGTAGCCCACCCGTGTCACGACGCCGGCCTTGAGCGCTGCGGCCTGCATCTCCCGCGCCTGGGCCAGACTCACCGCCAGCGGCTTCTCGCAATACACCGCCTTGCCCGCTTCAAGGGCCGCCATGGCCATGGGGAAATGCAGCAGGTTTGGCGTGGTGATCGCCACCAGATTGACCGCCGGATCGCTGATCAGCTGTTGCCAGTCGCCATGACTGCGCTCGAACCCCCAACTGGCTGCGCACTGTTGCGCGCGCGCAGCATCCGCATCGGCCAACGCGACA encodes the following:
- a CDS encoding Gfo/Idh/MocA family protein; this translates as MRGNSLPELGVGLIGTGFMGRAHALAFHNARTTFDLPFNLKLVALADADAARAQQCAASWGFERSHGDWQQLISDPAVNLVAITTPNLLHFPMAMAALEAGKAVYCEKPLAVSLAQAREMQAAALKAGVVTRVGYNYQHNPIIGLAKQMIESGELGRIVSFQGEFSEDFMGDGLSPWSWRCEASHAGGALADLGSHLLAMARYLLGDIEAVCADSQTVHPQRPATRGSEEQRPISIDDQTYALLRFANGARGTFGSSWLKHGYKNHLSFEIGGTEGTLSFDQERLNELRLFRAGSPGHDGFQRILAGPAQPGYASFCPAPGHQLGYNELKTLEVYELIQALGGHGSNGTDFAQAMEVERLATAIRIAAKERRWVSVSDI
- a CDS encoding IS3 family transposase (programmed frameshift); translation: MTRKRNRFDDSYKLEVVKMVRDQGLTVPQVCQDQNLGETAVRRWIRQYDAEQLGQAGIGNPLTAEQQRIRQLEQENRQLKTDNDILKKGYRLLCPRTEVTYRLVRQLQQKAYPVAHVCRLLNVSRSGFYEAQNRAQRPARLSCPIVAQLKAAFAASDGCSGSRPLTRALRAKGMKIGLYKVRRLMRANGLRSAWKPKFVHTTDSKHDLPIAENVLNRQFEPQAMNTAWVADITYIRTRSGWLYLAVVLDLFSRKVVGWAMAPNMPAELVCSAMQMAVAQRQPPPGLVAHSDRGSQYASALYRSLLARHAMQQSMSRKGNCWDNAVMERFFLSLKMERVWRRNYANHGEAIRDITQYIVGYYNNERLHSKLGYLPPTVYERTMASKPPIEVSGIS
- a CDS encoding DUF3772 domain-containing protein, whose protein sequence is MQHATLNRFYAGVLALLLCVAVPAFAQAAAAQVASQATPPPASQSDATPEAEAPSLDDLSEQLDQIRQKVTVSANDDLLSSLRQAALQVQKQADDLIAKQAVDIEHLNDQLNILGPVQPDEASTLTSQRKALTTQKNALVSDERQTNTLSQSARDLATQIFSLRRSLFDSQISTRTASPLSSAFWSTLIRPTDDDLRRMNGLLDDVRSVFTSALAPGNRMLFASVVIGALLIWVVVRRLLESLLIRLMVRWLPEGRLRRSALALAVGLSTVLTITAATSLLRWGIVSNAVLSNDVVNLLDQLQTLITFCAFIVGLGRALLMLPHPSWRLPNIPDEIATAMGRFPAVLALALMIIGTQERINSVIASSLALTVAVNGLTALAVSLVFFFGLLRYRRTRRRHELERPGGLAGLIPFVVAVWVGLSLLALLSGYLTLAYFLAVKLLWMSVVASTAYLLVAFFGDVCETLLSPKQPGGMALGSALGLSPRHQAQASTVLAGVGRSLLLLAAVLLAFLPSGSSPGELLESFTRMEVTDKSLGALNIVPSDILLALGCLVAGLLGVRVLKEWFGERLLPETNMDAGMQASLVTLIGYIGFVLVVAVVMSTLHISLTNLTWVVSALSVGIGFGLQAIVQNFISGLILLTERPVKVGDWVSLAGVEGDIRRINVRATEIQMSDRSTVIVPNSQFITQNVRNVTMGNALGVVGISLTLPLETDVLQIRELLLQAFTEHEAVLDTPAPSVTFKDLTNTGLIISASGFVNSPRSVGGARSDLLFTVLGRLREMGIALSAPQSMVLINDGLAKEQPPAVVD